Proteins from one Deinococcus actinosclerus genomic window:
- a CDS encoding ABC transporter substrate-binding protein encodes MNRLALLALTALLSQASAVTITVATVNNPDMVTMQKLTPEFNKKYPDIQVKWVTLPENELRQKITLDVASGAGSFDIATVGAYEVPIWAKNGWLKPLTPLFGKNPDIVKSYNLADVLPGVRSALTVGGSLYAVPFYAESSMTYYNKDLFKAAGLTMPAQPTWTQIQTFASKIHNPAKGVYGVCLRGLPGWGENMALFTTMVNTFGGRWFDQGWQAQLNTPAWKNAMTFYVNLVKKYGPPGATGNGFTENLTLMSQGKCGMWVDATVAAGFLSDPSSSKITKSVGFAKAPVGTTARGNNWYWSWNLAIPKSTKQEDAAFKFLTWATSQEYIALVAKTKGTWASVPPGTRTSTYQNANYKKAAGAFSGLVLSSINTADVNKATKDPVPYTGVQYVAIPEFQALGTQVGQYLAGALSGQYTVDQALKLSQDAANKTAREGGYQK; translated from the coding sequence GTGAACCGACTCGCCCTGCTCGCCCTGACCGCCCTGCTCAGCCAGGCCAGCGCCGTGACCATCACTGTCGCCACCGTGAACAACCCGGACATGGTCACCATGCAGAAACTCACCCCCGAGTTCAACAAGAAGTACCCCGACATCCAGGTCAAGTGGGTGACCCTCCCCGAGAACGAACTGCGCCAGAAGATCACCCTGGACGTCGCCTCCGGCGCCGGCTCCTTCGACATCGCCACCGTCGGCGCCTACGAGGTGCCCATCTGGGCCAAGAACGGCTGGCTCAAACCGCTGACCCCGCTGTTCGGGAAGAACCCGGACATCGTCAAGAGCTACAACCTCGCCGACGTCCTGCCCGGCGTGCGCAGCGCCCTGACCGTCGGCGGCAGCCTGTACGCCGTGCCCTTCTACGCCGAGAGCAGCATGACGTACTACAACAAGGATCTCTTCAAGGCCGCCGGGCTGACCATGCCCGCCCAGCCCACCTGGACCCAGATCCAGACCTTCGCCAGCAAGATCCACAACCCCGCCAAGGGTGTGTACGGCGTGTGCCTGCGCGGACTGCCCGGCTGGGGCGAGAACATGGCCCTGTTCACCACCATGGTCAACACCTTCGGCGGCCGCTGGTTCGACCAGGGCTGGCAGGCGCAGCTGAACACTCCCGCCTGGAAAAACGCCATGACCTTCTACGTGAACCTCGTCAAGAAGTACGGCCCTCCCGGCGCGACCGGCAACGGCTTCACCGAGAACCTCACCCTGATGAGCCAGGGCAAGTGCGGCATGTGGGTCGACGCGACCGTCGCCGCCGGGTTCCTGAGCGATCCCAGCAGCTCCAAGATCACCAAGTCGGTCGGCTTCGCCAAGGCCCCGGTCGGCACCACCGCGCGCGGCAACAACTGGTACTGGAGCTGGAACCTCGCCATTCCCAAGAGCACCAAGCAGGAAGACGCCGCCTTCAAGTTCCTGACCTGGGCCACCAGCCAGGAGTACATCGCCCTGGTCGCGAAGACCAAGGGCACCTGGGCCAGCGTGCCCCCCGGCACCCGCACAAGCACCTACCAGAACGCCAACTACAAGAAAGCCGCCGGCGCCTTCAGCGGCCTGGTGCTGAGCAGCATCAACACCGCCGACGTGAACAAGGCCACCAAGGACCCCGTGCCCTACACCGGCGTGCAGTACGTCGCCATCCCCGAATTCCAGGCGCTCGGCACCCAGGTCGGGCAGTACCTCGCCGGGGCGCTCAGCGGGCAGTACACCGTTGATCAGGCGCTGAAACTCAGCCAGGACGCCGCGAACAAGACCGCCCGTGAAGGCGGCTACCAGAAGTAA
- a CDS encoding NAD(P)-dependent alcohol dehydrogenase — MTLSSRTSVLTGLRQLDWTSREVPAPGEREVRVRVTRIGVCGSDVHYYSHGRIGPFVVNGPLVLGHEVSGVVDAVGAGVTRVSPGDRVALEPGVPCRRCAYCRGGAYNLCPDMTFMATPPVDGALTEYVLWPDDFVYPVPDSVSDDAAALLEPLAVGLWGARKGDVRPGHAVAVLGAGPVGCTTVMAARAAGATTIIAVDLEDFRLDLAREVGATHTLNARSVDALAAIRELCAARDGLPLSHAGVDVAFETAGSLPTTRLTLAAPKPGGVAVLVGLPPDPEVSLDIVSAASREVTLRGVFRYANCYPAAVELAASGRVNLDALVTHRFPFAQTPDAFAFADREKRASMKVMIDVR; from the coding sequence ATGACCCTGAGTTCGAGAACCTCCGTCCTGACCGGCCTGCGCCAGCTGGACTGGACGTCGCGCGAGGTGCCGGCGCCCGGTGAGCGGGAGGTGCGGGTGCGGGTCACGCGGATCGGCGTGTGCGGTAGCGACGTGCACTACTACTCGCACGGGCGGATCGGGCCCTTCGTGGTGAACGGCCCGCTGGTCCTGGGGCACGAGGTGAGCGGCGTGGTGGACGCCGTGGGCGCGGGCGTGACCCGCGTGAGCCCCGGTGACCGCGTGGCGCTGGAACCCGGCGTGCCGTGCCGCCGCTGCGCGTACTGCCGCGGCGGGGCGTACAACCTCTGCCCGGACATGACGTTCATGGCGACGCCCCCGGTGGATGGCGCGCTGACCGAGTACGTGCTGTGGCCCGATGACTTCGTTTACCCGGTGCCGGACAGTGTCAGTGACGACGCGGCGGCGCTGCTCGAACCGCTGGCGGTGGGCCTGTGGGGTGCCCGCAAGGGCGACGTGCGCCCCGGGCACGCGGTGGCGGTGCTGGGCGCCGGGCCGGTGGGCTGCACGACCGTCATGGCGGCCCGCGCGGCGGGCGCGACGACAATCATCGCGGTGGATCTGGAGGACTTCCGGCTCGATCTGGCCCGCGAGGTGGGTGCCACCCATACCCTCAACGCGCGGAGTGTGGACGCGCTGGCCGCCATCCGCGAGCTGTGCGCCGCGCGCGACGGCCTGCCGCTCTCGCACGCGGGGGTGGACGTCGCCTTCGAGACGGCCGGGAGCCTCCCCACCACGCGCCTGACCCTGGCCGCGCCGAAACCGGGCGGCGTGGCCGTGCTGGTGGGCCTCCCGCCCGATCCGGAGGTGAGCCTGGACATCGTGAGCGCCGCGAGCCGTGAGGTGACGCTGCGCGGCGTGTTCCGCTACGCGAACTGCTACCCGGCCGCCGTCGAGCTTGCGGCGAGTGGCCGCGTGAACCTGGACGCGCTCGTCACGCACCGCTTCCCGTTCGCGCAGACGCCCGACGCGTTCGCCTTCGCCGACCGCGAGAAGCGCGCGTCCATGAAGGTCATGATCGATGTCCGCTGA
- a CDS encoding carbohydrate ABC transporter permease, with amino-acid sequence MQAQIRLRNALLTLVTYLIAAAFLFPLVWMFMAAFKTEAQAFATPPVFVFTPVLENFGHALGSYFPALRNSLVAAVGSTVLAFILGLPAAFALAVYPTRRAQGVLTWMLSTKFMPAVGVIVPLFLIFRNLHLLDTLPGLILMYTTMNLPLVVWMMHSYMTEIPYAIYEAAKVDGASVGQEFFGIALPLSTPGMAATALLCLIFAWNEVFFALNLTNSDAAPLSVFISQFKTSEGLFWAQMSAAATLTVLPVLIFGWIAQRQLVRGLSFGAVK; translated from the coding sequence ATGCAGGCCCAGATCCGACTGAGAAACGCGCTGCTGACCCTCGTCACGTACCTGATCGCCGCCGCGTTCCTGTTCCCGCTCGTGTGGATGTTCATGGCCGCCTTCAAGACCGAGGCGCAGGCCTTCGCCACCCCGCCCGTGTTCGTGTTCACGCCCGTCCTGGAGAACTTCGGGCATGCGCTGGGCAGCTACTTCCCGGCGCTGCGCAACTCGCTGGTCGCCGCGGTGGGCAGCACGGTCCTGGCGTTCATCCTGGGCCTCCCGGCCGCGTTCGCGCTGGCCGTGTACCCTACCCGCCGCGCGCAGGGCGTGCTGACCTGGATGCTGTCCACCAAGTTCATGCCTGCTGTCGGCGTGATCGTGCCGCTGTTCCTGATCTTCCGCAACCTGCACCTGCTCGACACGCTGCCCGGCCTGATCCTGATGTACACCACCATGAACCTCCCGCTGGTCGTGTGGATGATGCACTCCTACATGACCGAGATCCCCTACGCCATCTACGAGGCCGCCAAGGTGGACGGCGCCTCGGTCGGGCAGGAATTCTTCGGGATCGCGCTGCCGCTGAGCACGCCCGGCATGGCCGCCACCGCCCTGCTGTGCCTGATCTTCGCGTGGAACGAGGTGTTCTTCGCCCTGAACCTCACGAACAGCGACGCTGCGCCCCTGAGCGTGTTCATCAGCCAGTTCAAGACCAGCGAGGGCCTGTTCTGGGCGCAGATGAGCGCCGCCGCCACCCTGACCGTCCTGCCGGTCCTGATCTTCGGCTGGATCGCGCAGCGCCAGCTGGTCCGCGGCCTGAGCTTCGGCGCGGTGAAATGA
- a CDS encoding carbohydrate ABC transporter permease: MTAAATTPATSAPAPKRGLRLSPAALIWPAMLYLILTTQVPFFMTVYYSFFRYNLAIPGSRPFVGFANYQNLLTDPQNLHILWNTVVLAGGTLILTLIIGAALALLLNRDFPGRALLRTLLISSFLIMPVVTAVVWKNMLMNPVFGFFSWVVTGLGGHPVDWLAQYPMASVIAMITWEWTPFAMLILLTGLQSLPDDQLEAARLDGASPWQEFRFVVLPHWTQAIQVVVLMETIALLQVYGEIYGSTSGGPGIATTNLPYFIYQKAFAEYNIGLASAAGVLTVILTNVLAAYMLRLLTRAGRGE, translated from the coding sequence ATGACCGCCGCCGCCACCACGCCCGCCACCAGCGCCCCCGCCCCGAAACGCGGCCTGAGGCTCAGCCCGGCCGCGCTGATCTGGCCCGCCATGCTGTACCTGATCCTGACCACCCAGGTGCCGTTCTTCATGACGGTGTACTACTCGTTCTTCCGCTACAACCTCGCCATTCCCGGCAGCCGCCCCTTCGTGGGCTTCGCCAACTACCAGAACCTCCTGACCGACCCGCAGAACCTGCACATCCTGTGGAACACCGTCGTGCTGGCGGGCGGCACCCTGATCCTGACCCTGATCATCGGCGCGGCCCTGGCGCTGCTGCTGAACCGCGACTTCCCGGGCCGGGCGCTGCTGCGCACCCTGCTGATCAGCTCGTTCCTGATCATGCCGGTCGTGACGGCCGTCGTCTGGAAGAACATGCTCATGAACCCCGTCTTCGGGTTCTTCTCCTGGGTCGTCACCGGCCTGGGCGGGCACCCGGTCGACTGGCTGGCGCAGTACCCGATGGCCAGCGTGATCGCCATGATCACCTGGGAATGGACGCCCTTTGCCATGCTGATCCTCCTGACCGGCCTGCAGAGCCTGCCCGACGATCAGCTGGAGGCCGCCCGCCTGGACGGCGCCAGTCCCTGGCAGGAATTCCGCTTCGTGGTGCTGCCCCACTGGACGCAGGCGATCCAGGTGGTCGTCCTGATGGAGACCATCGCGCTGCTGCAGGTGTACGGCGAGATCTACGGCTCCACGTCCGGCGGTCCCGGCATCGCCACCACGAACCTGCCGTACTTCATCTACCAGAAGGCCTTCGCGGAGTACAACATCGGCCTGGCCAGCGCCGCCGGGGTCCTGACCGTGATCCTCACGAACGTCCTGGCCGCCTACATGCTGCGGCTGCTGACCCGCGCGGGCAGGGGAGAGTGA
- a CDS encoding mannitol dehydrogenase family protein: MTVAAASLPLRAASLPALAGRVQVPTYDPRGLRTGIVHFGVGAFHRSHQAMYLDRLLNLGQAHDWAVCGVGVLPGDARVRDALRAQDHLYTLLTRAPDGHHEARVIGAVHDYLFAPDDPEAVCERLAHPATRIVSLTVTEGGYSLNNATGEFDPSGDVLHDLQPGAAPRSTLGFLTEGLRRRRERGLRPFTVMSCDNIQGNGHVTRRVLTAFARRRDPELADWIDREVAFPNSMVDRITPVTTDAVRADLEREYGVQDACPVVAEAFTQWVLEDHFTCGRPPLEDVGVQLVPDVEPYELMKLRLLNAAHQAMSYPALLDGYTFVHEVCQQPDYAQFLLDYMTFEARPTLRPVPGIDLGAYSHDLIARFSNPAIQDTLARLIVDGSERIPKFLLPVAREQAARGGDLRRCALVVAAWSAHVAQAATRGDALDDVRAADLTRAALADQVTPGAFLHQPDVFGDLSAAPAFAQAYLDARAALAAHGPLGALRALHAAPTQGEHA, from the coding sequence ATGACCGTGGCCGCCGCCAGCCTCCCCCTGCGCGCCGCGAGCCTCCCCGCCCTGGCCGGGCGCGTGCAGGTGCCCACCTACGACCCGCGCGGCCTGCGCACCGGCATCGTGCACTTCGGCGTGGGTGCCTTCCACCGCTCGCATCAGGCCATGTACCTCGACCGGCTGCTCAACCTGGGGCAGGCGCACGACTGGGCCGTCTGCGGGGTGGGCGTCCTGCCCGGCGACGCCCGGGTGCGTGACGCGCTGCGCGCCCAGGACCACCTGTACACCCTGCTGACCCGCGCCCCGGACGGCCACCATGAGGCCCGCGTGATCGGCGCCGTGCACGACTACCTGTTCGCCCCGGACGACCCCGAGGCGGTCTGCGAGCGGCTGGCGCACCCCGCCACGCGCATCGTGTCCCTAACCGTCACCGAGGGCGGCTACAGCCTGAACAACGCCACCGGCGAGTTCGACCCCAGCGGGGACGTCCTGCACGACCTCCAGCCCGGCGCCGCGCCCCGCAGCACCCTGGGCTTCCTGACCGAGGGCCTGCGCCGCCGCCGCGAGCGCGGCCTGCGCCCCTTCACGGTCATGTCCTGCGACAACATCCAGGGCAACGGGCACGTCACCCGCCGGGTCCTGACGGCCTTCGCCCGCCGCCGGGACCCGGAACTGGCCGACTGGATCGACCGCGAGGTCGCCTTCCCGAACAGCATGGTCGACCGCATCACCCCGGTCACCACGGACGCCGTGCGCGCCGATCTGGAGCGCGAGTACGGCGTGCAGGACGCCTGCCCGGTGGTCGCCGAGGCGTTCACGCAGTGGGTGCTCGAGGACCACTTCACCTGCGGCCGCCCCCCACTGGAGGACGTGGGCGTGCAACTCGTCCCGGACGTCGAACCGTACGAACTCATGAAACTGCGCCTCCTGAACGCCGCGCATCAGGCCATGAGCTACCCCGCGCTTCTGGACGGCTACACGTTCGTGCACGAGGTCTGCCAGCAGCCCGACTACGCGCAGTTCCTGCTCGACTACATGACCTTCGAGGCCCGCCCCACCCTGCGCCCCGTCCCCGGCATCGACCTGGGCGCCTACAGCCACGACCTCATCGCGCGCTTCTCGAACCCCGCCATTCAGGACACCCTGGCCCGCCTGATCGTGGACGGCAGCGAACGCATCCCCAAATTCCTGCTGCCCGTCGCTCGCGAACAGGCCGCGCGGGGCGGGGACCTGCGCCGCTGCGCCCTCGTGGTCGCCGCCTGGAGCGCCCACGTCGCGCAGGCCGCCACGCGCGGCGACGCGCTCGACGACGTCCGCGCTGCCGACCTCACCCGCGCCGCCCTGGCCGATCAGGTCACGCCCGGCGCGTTCCTGCACCAGCCCGACGTGTTCGGCGACCTGAGCGCCGCGCCCGCCTTCGCGCAGGCCTACCTGGACGCCCGCGCCGCCCTGGCCGCCCACGGCCCCCTCGGCGCGCTGCGCGCCCTGCACGCTGCCCCCACCCAAGGAGAACACGCATGA
- a CDS encoding SDR family NAD(P)-dependent oxidoreductase, whose protein sequence is MTILDLFRLDGRHALITGGAQGIGFEIARGLAQAGARVTIADLNPNVGQTAAATLAGQFEVLNVTDAAAVAALARRLPDVDILVNNAGIVRNTPAEATPDDDWRSVIDVNLNGVYWCCREFGRAMLERGQGSIVSTASMSGLISNHPQPQAAYNASKAAVIHLTRSLAGEWAPRGVRVNCVAPGYTATPLTRRGLETPEWRETWLKETPMGRLAEPAEIAPAVLYLASEAASFVTGHALVVDGGYTCW, encoded by the coding sequence ATGACCATCCTCGACCTTTTCCGCCTGGACGGCCGCCACGCCCTGATCACCGGGGGCGCGCAGGGCATCGGCTTCGAGATCGCCCGGGGCCTCGCGCAGGCCGGGGCGCGCGTCACCATCGCCGACCTGAACCCCAACGTGGGCCAGACCGCCGCCGCGACCCTGGCCGGGCAGTTCGAGGTGCTGAACGTCACCGACGCCGCCGCCGTCGCCGCCCTGGCCCGCAGGCTTCCGGACGTGGACATCCTCGTGAACAACGCCGGGATCGTCCGCAACACCCCCGCCGAGGCCACCCCGGACGACGACTGGCGCAGCGTGATCGACGTGAATCTGAACGGCGTGTACTGGTGCTGCCGGGAATTCGGCCGGGCCATGCTGGAGCGCGGCCAGGGCAGCATCGTGTCCACCGCCAGCATGAGCGGCCTGATCAGCAACCACCCGCAGCCGCAGGCGGCGTACAACGCCAGCAAGGCCGCCGTGATCCACCTCACCCGCTCCCTGGCGGGCGAGTGGGCGCCGCGCGGCGTGCGCGTGAACTGCGTCGCGCCCGGCTACACCGCCACGCCCCTCACCAGACGCGGCCTGGAGACCCCCGAATGGCGCGAGACGTGGCTGAAGGAAACCCCGATGGGCCGCCTCGCGGAACCCGCCGAGATCGCCCCGGCCGTACTGTACCTCGCCTCCGAAGCTGCGAGTTTCGTCACCGGGCACGCGCTGGTCGTCGACGGCGGCTACACCTGCTGGTAA